The genomic DNA AAAGAGTTTAGCAAGCGGCAGATATTAGAATTGTGTAAATTGAATTAATAGCCCAAAAATGTGTGTGTGATATAGGTCCTGTAGTATATCAGTACGCATAAAACATTGTCCTGCAACGTTGTTACATGAGACTTTCTTCCATGGCATTGCTTCTGTTCTACGATTTTTTCTCAAGATGGACCTAGCCTCTTAATGACTTCTTCGAATTCTGAAACTGTTAAACCTGCCAATTGCCTAAAAACATGTGGTGTTTTGGACAATCCTTGGAAATCTATTGACATATTTTATATTGTAAAGTATGTGTAATACAATTTTTATTATAATCATGCAACTAGTACCTAGCTTTTCGCAGAGGGTCTATTAATGTTTATTATGAAATTGATCCATACATTTCATGTATTGTCAAGATACAATGTTGATATTTCTTTTATTATTTACTTACGCTTGTAATCACATTTCTAGATACAATGTTACAGAATGTGAAGCATCGGTTAATCGTAGTCCTAAATCGCTAAGAAGTATTCTTTTAAATCAAAAATATGATCATGGGTACCTTCTTCATCAGTTTGTAATGGACTCTGCTAACTGGCCGGAGAACAACACTCTAAATAATAGAGAACGTATATTAAAGAGTATAAAACGTATATTGCGTGATTTTGGTAATGATCCTCTGGTAATCAATAAACGTAATGATGAGGGATATACTCCGTTTGATTTGGCAACGCTGAATAATGATCATCGTATGGTACAAGCATTCCTGTCTTCTTTTAGAAATGGTATTGATGTGAATGCTAAGCATAACATTCTCAATACCCCGCTTCATATGGCAGCGGCATGTGGCCATGTAAATGTTTGTGCCAAATTACTGCAAGCTGAGGGGATTTTAGTCAATGAGCGAGATAAGTATGGTAATACCCCGCTTCATTTTGCAGCGGTATGTGGCGATGTAAATATTTGTGCCAAATTACTGCAAGCTGAGGGGATTTTAGTCAATGCGAAAAATAATCATGGTCATACCCCGCTTCATTTTGCAGCGGCATGTGACCATGTAAATATTTGTGCCAAATTACTGCAAGCTGAGGGGATTTTAGTCAATGCGAAAAATAATCATGGTCATACCCCGCTTCATATGGCAGCGGCATGTGACCATGTAAATATTTGTGCCAAGTTACTGCAAGCTAAGGGGATTTTAGTCAATGCGAAAAATAATCATGGTTATACCTCACTTCATGTGGCAGCGGAACGTGGCCATGTAAATGTTTGTGCTAGGTTACTGCAAGCTAAGGGGATTTTAGTCAATGAGCAAGATGAGGATGGTTATACCCCACTTCATGTGGCAGCGGAACGTGGCCATGTAAATGTTTGTGCCAGGTTACTGCAAGCTAAGGGTATTTTAGTCAATGCGAAAAATAATCATGGTTATACCCCACTTCATGTGGCAGCGGAACGTGGCCATGTAAATGTTTGTGCCAGGTTACTGCAAGCTAAGGGTATTTTAGTCAATGCGAAAAATAATCATGGTCATACCCCACTTCATGTGGCAGCGGCATTTAACCATGTAAATATTTGTGCCAAATTACTGCAAGCTGAGGGGATTTTAGTCAATAAGCGAGATAGGTATGGTAGTAATACCCCGCTTCATATAGCAGCGTTATATGGCCATGTAAATATTTGTGCCAAATTACTGCAAGCTGAGGGGATTTTAATCAATGAGCGAGATAAGTATGGTTATACTCCGCTTCATTTGGCAATGAAATATGGCCATGTAAATATTTGTGCTAAGTTACTGCAAGCTGAGGGGATTTTAGTCAATAAGCGAGATAGGTATGGTAGTAATACCCCGCTTCATATGGCAGCGGCATGTGGCGATGTAAATATTTGTGCCAAATTACTGCAAGCTGAGGGGATTTTAATCAATGAGCGAGATAAGTATGGTAACACTCCGCTTCATTTGACAGCGAGACATGGCCATGTAAATGTTTGTGCCCAGTTACTGCAAGCTGAGGGGATTTTAATCAATGAGCGAGATAAACATGGTAATACTCCGCTTCATTTGACAGCGAGACATGGCCATGTAAATGTTTGTGCCCAGTTACTGCAAGCTGAGGGGATTTTAATCAATGAGCGAGATAAACATGGTAATACTCCGCTTCATTTGGCAGCGAGCCATGGCCATGTAAATGTTTGTGCCCAGTTACTGCAAGCTGAGGGGATTTTAATCAATGAGCGAGATAAGCATGGTAATACTCCGCTTCATTTGGCAGCGAGATATGGCTATGCAAATGTTTGTGCCCAGTTACTGCAAGCTGAGGGGATTTTAGTCAATACGAGACCGTTTCTATAGTCATTTAATTTTATCATTAAAACTTATCTTTTATTTTTCTCAAATCGTTAAAAAAGGTCAAAGTTTATTGATTTTCAGGTATTTATGCTTCAAATTTTAGCAGTATGCTTATATCTCTCAAGCAAACTAACCAACTAAGTTTCTCAGATATTTCAGCGAGCCGACGTAAGTGCAAGCACACCTTTTTCGACCAAATAAATAAGTTAGTTAATTGGTCGGCAGTAGAAAAAGAGCTCCGCTAACAACGGCCTCAGCTTGTGATTTTTGTAAATTTTTATTAAGCTTAATGTAAATTATGGTATGGTTGCATAGTACATGGACCAGCAACATAGCCAAGTTAGTGGCAACCATTCTTGCTGTATCATGTGTATCACCTAGTAAATTGCGTAATAAATTGTATATGGCAGGCCAACCTCATTATATGGAAGGAATAGATATATCCAACCATCAAAAGGCAATAAATTGGGAACAGTGCACTCCTGGTAGGAGTGGTAAAGACTTTGTTATTGCCAAAGCTACAGAAGGCGCAACCTATCAAGATCCTATGTTTGGTCAAAACGTTTCCGGTGCGCGTGCTGCAGGTTTTTCCCGGATCGGCGGCTATCATTTTGTACGGTTTGGTTCAAGTGCTCCTACTGCGCAAATGGACAATTTTGTGCGCCAAATAAGCGACGTGGGCCTATTGGAGGATAAGGAAGCGATCATAGCATTAGATGTAGAAGAACATACGATGGCTGATTATACTATAGTTGGAAGCGTGGTAGAAATATGCGTTCGTTACCTCAAAGCTATGCATATAACGCCTTACATTTATACAAGGACATCGTTCTGGAATGCCCATGTAGCAGTGACCCCTGATATCGTTAAGGAGTGTCCATTATGGATTGCTAGATGGCGTGATGTCCCGCCATCACCAGAAGAACTGCCACGTGGTTGGGATCTCTGGACTATTTGGCAGTACGCTAGCAAAGGGCAAGTGCCAGGCATTATAGGTGACGTAGACCTGAATAGGATGATTAGATAATTTTTTTTTCCAACCTATTTTTCTAACTTGCGGGCATATTTTAAAAGAAAGTTGTTAGCCTATATTTTTCTTGAGACCTTCTGCAAAAGCTATTTCTAATGGCAATTTTGGTGTCGAAGTTTGTCTATGCTCCTCAAATACATCTAGTATTCTGCGGTGCTCGACTGCGCTTCTCCTAAAAATTGCTCACCACAAATAGCTTTTGCAGAAGGTCTTTGGTTCACTTTATTTTTTTTTGCCATGCCTAATCCATTACCGCCCTCCACTTCTAGTATGCACACATGGGGCAGTAATCATTTACAAGTAGCTACTGAGGTGGTGCATGCTGGTGTGGAGCCAGAACCGCATACGGGTGCTATCCTTACACCTATTTTTCAATCCTCTGTATTTGTGCAGGAATCTATTGAAACCTATTTGGCAAAGGGCCATTCCTATTCTGGATCAAGAAATCCTACTGTTGCAGTCCTTGAAGCCAAGATTGCTGTTTTGGAAAAAGCGGAAGCTGCTTATTGTTTTGGTTCGGGCATGGCTGCCATTATCACAACCTTGGCAACTTTTTTGCGCAATGGGGACCATTGCATACTCTCCAATGGTTGTTACGCCACTACACAAGAAGTAGCACGTAACCTTTTTGGCCAACTTGGTGTAACTTTTTCTTTTGTAGATTTTACCAATCTAGATGAAATAGCAGCAGCCATACAACCCAATACCAAAGTACTCTTTTCAGAATATCCAACCAATCCTACCCTTACTTTAACCGATTTAGCTGCGGTTAGCGCATTGGCCCACCAGATAGGTGCCAAACATGTTTGTGACAGTACGTTGGCCTCACCTATGGTGATTTGTCCATTAACATTTGGTGCCGATATAGTAATTCAATCTACCACTAAATATTATGATGGACATAATATGACTATTGGAGGCGCAGTAGCTTGCGCATCTGTAGAAGATGGCCCTACTATTTTCTCTTATAGGAATATGCATGGGAGTATTATGAGCCCTATGGTTGCCTTTTTTACCTTACAGTCGGCCAAAACCATGCACTTACGGATACGAGAACAGTCTGCAAATGCAGCACAGGTGGCTACATTTTTAGCAGGACATCCCAAGGTAGAAAAGGTGGGATACCCAGGGTTGGCAGACTTTCCACAAAAGTCCTTGGCAGATAGACAACATACTAATGGACTCCATGGTGGCATGCTGTACTTTATATTGAAAGGAGGCGCCGATACAACCAGTAAATTTATGCAGGCGTTGCGTCGTCCATGGAGCTTTGGTGCCAATTTAGGTGGAGTAGAAAGTTTAATTTCTTACCCTGCTGCAATGTCTAATGGCACAATGGATGCCACACAACTTCAATCCATTGGCATAAGCCAGGGTTTTGTACGAGTATCTTGTGGCATTGAAGCTGTACAAGATCTTATTGATGCACTGGAAGCAACTTTTAGTGTATGCTAAAAGTATCTATTTACGCCTGTGACTGGGCCCCGCCTCTCTTTCGAATCATTATCAGCCCCACGTCTCCTTCGATAAAAAATGGCGCTCTAGTAAAACACTAACACCTGAGCGATATCTTTTTCAGCGGATTAGAAAATCGTCTGTTTGAAGCCCGCTTGCGGGCTGAGTTTACGATTTTCCCGCTGAAAAAGATATCGATTCAGCTATTTACTATCGGGCCAGACTTTTTATCGAAGGAGATAAGGGGCCCCAACCACAGGCGTGAATAGATACTTATAATCAGGTAAAAAATAAGACAAATTCCTTAAGTTGGCGCCATTGGGTGAACGGATACACCTTAGGGGTGTAATGTTCCGATATGTGACCGGTATTGTACATTTCCCAAACGTATATCAAGCTTACAAGCAAGCTTTAGTATAAGTGGTATCATTCTATTCTTACATGCATATTCTATACCACTTTCAGTGGTGTCCAAATGAAAATTGAAAATGATTGCAAATCCATGTTCGTTCATCTTATCAAGATATATGTTGGTTTTTTCTGGCTTTATCAATGGCTGGGATGCAGCGATTTCATTTAATCCTTGCATAAATTTTGGTAGTAATTCTAAAGATATGGCATAGTTTAATGGTACCTCTAAGGAGACCATTCGTGACGTTCTTTTACCAAAGTTATCAATATAGGCATCGGCTAGTTTTGCATTGGGTATATAAACCAAAGAGCCTTCCTTGGTACGTAGTAAGGTAGAGCGTAAACCCACCTCTTCTACTTTGCCACGAATGCCTCCGGAAACAATTTCATCGCCTACACTAAAAGGTCGATCCATTGTAATCATCAATGAGCCAAATAGATTTTTAATGGTATCTTGGCACGCCAAACCAAGGCCTAGGGTACTGAAAGAAAGTGCCTTTACTAAGGAACCTGTTGCAAACCCAAGGTTATCGATTGTCTGCACCAATCCAACAATCCCTACAATAATTTTAGCTGTTATGCTAAAAAGAGGCAAAATATGGATCATAAACTTGTTATGCTTCTTAGCAATTTTTATTCTATATTGCATCAAATTGACGCACTCATAGGCCAAACACATCCATAAGAAAGAAGTAGTAGCTTCTATGACCCGATTGATAAAAGAGGTTAAAGATTCAGACTGGAACATGGTCAGGCCACTCTTTAAGAAGTATATGCTAATCACCAGCATAAGCAACCGCTCTATGGCAAATGACTTTTTACTGCCTATAAACTTGTAGACCATAAGCTTCAAAAAATAGGGCATAATTTTATAGGTCAGCCAAATAATGATGGCTAGTCCCATCAACATGATATATTGCCAAATCGCAAGATTTAATATCTGTTTCTGGCAAAATGCCTCAGGCAAAAAATGGTATAAGAGCGTGTGTAATCTATCTGAAACTTCATATTCCCTGATAAAATTTAAGGTCTCTTGGCTGTAACGCCATTGTTCGCCTTCTTTGATTAAGTAAACTTTTGGTAGCTTTTTAGATAAAATAAATCTATTTTCATTTATCGTTGGATCCATATAATTAGGATCCTTAGGTATGGTTTCAATATTGATGCCCTTAAGTGTGAGCAATCTTTTGAGTTTAACAGCCATTTCTTTGCTTTTGGGGGCTGCGCCATGTATAAATACAATGCCCACATGCTCAGAAGCTTTATTCCCAGGGTTTAGCAGCATAAAATGGGTATATACGGTGTCATATGGGGAACTCAAATTTATTTTGAGATCATCCATGCGTCTACTGTGTGCTTGTGCCATAATCGGTAGCACTGCCCATACCAAGAAAGTAATGCATGGTATTTGTTGGATCCGTATGAAGTAGGATGCGATCGTTCCAATACAAAGTCGGTGTGTACTATTCATGCTTATACTATTTTAATGCTAATTGGATGTGGCTTATTTGCTCGCTAAATTAAACTATATCTTGTGTTTTGTACAAAAAATAGCTGTTTAAAATGCTGTATCAGTCAAATTTATGAAAATCAGTTTTTTGACCATGCAAGATGCTGCACTTGTTGCCTTTGATTAAATTTCTTGAGCTATATGGTAGATACAATGGATACAGAACAGGCCAATCACGCCTCCTCAGATCGTTATGGGTTTGATTATGTAGAAGTTTTGGGTGCAAGGACCCATAATTTAAAAAATATTGACGTTGCGTTTCCACGCAATCAACTGGTGATCATTACAGGTGTCAGTGGCAGTGGAAAATCCTCTTTGGCCTTTGATACGATAAATGCAGAGGGGCAAAGGCGGTATAGGGAAAGCTTTAGTGCCTATGCGCGCGGCTTTTTAGGTAGCTTAACCAGGCCAGAGGTAGATAAAATCAATGGACTAAGCCCTGTTATTGCCATTGAGCAGAAAACAACCAATCGCAATGTACGCTCTACGGTAGGTACCACTACAGAGATCTATGATTTTATGCGACTGCTTTTTGCACGGATAGCTGATGCTTACGCCTATACTACAGGTAATAAAATGGTAACGCAGGATGAGGAACAGCTCCTTACCCATCTATTACGGACCTTTTCTGGCCAACGGGTTACCTTAATGGCTCCTCTGGTTAGAGGCAGAAAAGGCCATCATGAGACATTGCTAAAGCGTTTGCTTAAGCTGGGTTTCAATAAAGTTAGGGTGAATGGG from Cardinium endosymbiont of Philonthus spinipes includes the following:
- a CDS encoding PLP-dependent aspartate aminotransferase family protein yields the protein MHTWGSNHLQVATEVVHAGVEPEPHTGAILTPIFQSSVFVQESIETYLAKGHSYSGSRNPTVAVLEAKIAVLEKAEAAYCFGSGMAAIITTLATFLRNGDHCILSNGCYATTQEVARNLFGQLGVTFSFVDFTNLDEIAAAIQPNTKVLFSEYPTNPTLTLTDLAAVSALAHQIGAKHVCDSTLASPMVICPLTFGADIVIQSTTKYYDGHNMTIGGAVACASVEDGPTIFSYRNMHGSIMSPMVAFFTLQSAKTMHLRIREQSANAAQVATFLAGHPKVEKVGYPGLADFPQKSLADRQHTNGLHGGMLYFILKGGADTTSKFMQALRRPWSFGANLGGVESLISYPAAMSNGTMDATQLQSIGISQGFVRVSCGIEAVQDLIDALEATFSVC
- a CDS encoding glycoside hydrolase family 25 protein, which codes for MVWLHSTWTSNIAKLVATILAVSCVSPSKLRNKLYMAGQPHYMEGIDISNHQKAINWEQCTPGRSGKDFVIAKATEGATYQDPMFGQNVSGARAAGFSRIGGYHFVRFGSSAPTAQMDNFVRQISDVGLLEDKEAIIALDVEEHTMADYTIVGSVVEICVRYLKAMHITPYIYTRTSFWNAHVAVTPDIVKECPLWIARWRDVPPSPEELPRGWDLWTIWQYASKGQVPGIIGDVDLNRMIR
- a CDS encoding mechanosensitive ion channel family protein; the encoded protein is MNSTHRLCIGTIASYFIRIQQIPCITFLVWAVLPIMAQAHSRRMDDLKINLSSPYDTVYTHFMLLNPGNKASEHVGIVFIHGAAPKSKEMAVKLKRLLTLKGINIETIPKDPNYMDPTINENRFILSKKLPKVYLIKEGEQWRYSQETLNFIREYEVSDRLHTLLYHFLPEAFCQKQILNLAIWQYIMLMGLAIIIWLTYKIMPYFLKLMVYKFIGSKKSFAIERLLMLVISIYFLKSGLTMFQSESLTSFINRVIEATTSFLWMCLAYECVNLMQYRIKIAKKHNKFMIHILPLFSITAKIIVGIVGLVQTIDNLGFATGSLVKALSFSTLGLGLACQDTIKNLFGSLMITMDRPFSVGDEIVSGGIRGKVEEVGLRSTLLRTKEGSLVYIPNAKLADAYIDNFGKRTSRMVSLEVPLNYAISLELLPKFMQGLNEIAASQPLIKPEKTNIYLDKMNEHGFAIIFNFHLDTTESGIEYACKNRMIPLILKLACKLDIRLGNVQYRSHIGTLHP
- a CDS encoding ankyrin repeat domain-containing protein; the protein is MLIFLLLFTYACNHISRYNVTECEASVNRSPKSLRSILLNQKYDHGYLLHQFVMDSANWPENNTLNNRERILKSIKRILRDFGNDPLVINKRNDEGYTPFDLATLNNDHRMVQAFLSSFRNGIDVNAKHNILNTPLHMAAACGHVNVCAKLLQAEGILVNERDKYGNTPLHFAAVCGDVNICAKLLQAEGILVNAKNNHGHTPLHFAAACDHVNICAKLLQAEGILVNAKNNHGHTPLHMAAACDHVNICAKLLQAKGILVNAKNNHGYTSLHVAAERGHVNVCARLLQAKGILVNEQDEDGYTPLHVAAERGHVNVCARLLQAKGILVNAKNNHGYTPLHVAAERGHVNVCARLLQAKGILVNAKNNHGHTPLHVAAAFNHVNICAKLLQAEGILVNKRDRYGSNTPLHIAALYGHVNICAKLLQAEGILINERDKYGYTPLHLAMKYGHVNICAKLLQAEGILVNKRDRYGSNTPLHMAAACGDVNICAKLLQAEGILINERDKYGNTPLHLTARHGHVNVCAQLLQAEGILINERDKHGNTPLHLTARHGHVNVCAQLLQAEGILINERDKHGNTPLHLAASHGHVNVCAQLLQAEGILINERDKHGNTPLHLAARYGYANVCAQLLQAEGILVNTRPFL